A window from Nycticebus coucang isolate mNycCou1 chromosome X, mNycCou1.pri, whole genome shotgun sequence encodes these proteins:
- the LOC128578390 gene encoding uncharacterized protein LOC128578390 isoform X2 produces MCQGPLCGICMEGLAECALLVEQPAEGKVQPIAGSCWRGHCYPIKLLEEQPAEGKVQPVAGSCWRGHCYPIKLLEEQPAEGKVQPVAGSCWRGHCYPIKLLEEQPAEGKVWPVAGSCWRGHCYPIKLLVEQPAEGKVQPVAGSCWRGHCYPIKLLEEQPAEGKVQPVAGSCWRGHCYPIKLLVEQPAEGKVQPIAGSCWRGHCYPIKLLEEQPAEGKVQPVAGSCWRGHCYPIKLLEEQPAEGKVQPVAGSCWRGHCYPIKLLEEQPAEGKVWPVAGSCWRGHCYPIKLLVEQPAEGKVWPVAGSCWRGHCYPIKLLVEQPAEGKVWPVAGSCWRGHCYPIKLLVEQPAEGKVWPVAGSCWRGPGALSCSRWTGHHRHAEGKA; encoded by the exons ATGTGCCAGGGCCCTTTATGTGGGATCTGCATGGAAGGACTTGCTGAGTGTGCACTCCTGGTGGAGCAGCCTGCTGAGGGAAAGGTGCAGCCTATAGCAGGCTCCTGCTGGAGAGGACACTGCTACCCCATCAAGCTCCTAGAGGAGCAGCCTGCTGAGGGAAAGGTGCAGCCTGTAGCAGGCTCCTGCTGGAGAGGACACTGCTACCCCATCAAGCTCCTGGAGGAGCAGCCTGCTGAGGGAAAGGTGCAGCCTGTAGCAGGCTCCTGCTGGAGAGGACACTGCTACCCCATCAAGCTCCTAGAGGAGCAGCCTGCTGAGGGAAAG GTGTGGCCTGTAGCAGGCTCCTGCTGGAGAGGACACTGCTACCCCATAAAGCTCCTGGTGGAGCAGCCTGCTGAGGGAAAGGTGCAGCCTGTAGCAGGCTCCTGCTGGAGAGGACACTGCTACCCCATCAAGCTCCTAGAGGAGCAGCCTGCTGAGGGAAAGGTGCAGCCTGTAGCAGGCTCCTGCTGGAGAGGACACTGCTACCCCATAAAGCTCCTGGTGGAGCAGCCTGCTGAGGGAAAGGTGCAGCCTATAGCAGGCTCCTGCTGGAGAGGACACTGCTACCCCATCAAGCTCCTAGAGGAGCAGCCTGCTGAGGGAAAGGTGCAGCCTGTAGCAGGCTCCTGCTGGAGAGGACACTGCTACCCCATCAAGCTCCTGGAGGAGCAGCCTGCTGAGGGAAAGGTGCAGCCTGTAGCAGGCTCCTGCTGGAGAGGACACTGCTACCCCATCAAGCTCCTAGAGGAGCAGCCTGCTGAGGGAAAG GTGTGGCCTGTAGCAGGCTCCTGCTGGAGAGGACACTGCTACCCCATAAAGCTCCTGGTGGAGCAGCCTGCTGAGGGAAAGGTGTGGCCTGTAGCAGGCTCCTGCTGGAGAGGACACTGCTACCCCATCAAGCTCCTGGTGGAGCAGCCTGCTGAGGGAAAGGTGTGGCCTGTAGCAGGCTCCTGCTGGAGAGGACACTGCTACCCCATAAAGCTCCTGGTGGAGCAGCCTGCTGAGGGAAAGGTGTGGCCTGTTGCAGGCTCCTGCTGGAGAGGCCCTGGTGCCCTGTCATGCTCTCGATGGACTGGCCATCACCGCCATGCTGAGGGAAAGGCATAG
- the LOC128578390 gene encoding uncharacterized protein LOC128578390 isoform X1, giving the protein MCQGPLCGICMEGLAECALLVEQPAEGKVQPIAGSCWRGHCYPIKLLEEQPAEGKVQPVAGSCWRGHCYPIKLLEEQPAEGKVQPVAGSCWRGHCYPIKLLEEQPAEGKVQPVAGSCWRGHCYPIKLLEEQPAEGKVWPVAGSCWRGHCYPIKLLVEQPAEGKVQPVAGSCWRGHCYPIKLLEEQPAEGKVQPVAGSCWRGHCYPIKLLVEQPAEGKVQPIAGSCWRGHCYPIKLLEEQPAEGKVQPVAGSCWRGHCYPIKLLEEQPAEGKVQPVAGSCWRGHCYPIKLLEEQPAEGKVWPVAGSCWRGHCYPIKLLVEQPAEGKVWPVAGSCWRGHCYPIKLLVEQPAEGKVWPVAGSCWRGHCYPIKLLVEQPAEGKVWPVAGSCWRGPGALSCSRWTGHHRHAEGKA; this is encoded by the exons ATGTGCCAGGGCCCTTTATGTGGGATCTGCATGGAAGGACTTGCTGAGTGTGCACTCCTGGTGGAGCAGCCTGCTGAGGGAAAGGTGCAGCCTATAGCAGGCTCCTGCTGGAGAGGACACTGCTACCCCATCAAGCTCCTAGAGGAGCAGCCTGCTGAGGGAAAGGTGCAGCCTGTAGCAGGCTCCTGCTGGAGAGGACACTGCTACCCCATCAAGCTCCTGGAGGAGCAGCCTGCTGAGGGAAAGGTGCAGCCTGTAGCAGGCTCCTGCTGGAGAGGACACTGCTACCCCATCAAGCTCCTAGAGGAGCAGCCTGCTGAGGGAAAG GTGCAGCCTGTAGCAGGCTCCTGCTGGAGAGGACACTGCTACCCCATCAAGCTCCTGGAGGAGCAGCCTGCTGAGGGAAAGGTGTGGCCTGTAGCAGGCTCCTGCTGGAGAGGACACTGCTACCCCATAAAGCTCCTGGTGGAGCAGCCTGCTGAGGGAAAGGTGCAGCCTGTAGCAGGCTCCTGCTGGAGAGGACACTGCTACCCCATCAAGCTCCTAGAGGAGCAGCCTGCTGAGGGAAAGGTGCAGCCTGTAGCAGGCTCCTGCTGGAGAGGACACTGCTACCCCATAAAGCTCCTGGTGGAGCAGCCTGCTGAGGGAAAGGTGCAGCCTATAGCAGGCTCCTGCTGGAGAGGACACTGCTACCCCATCAAGCTCCTAGAGGAGCAGCCTGCTGAGGGAAAGGTGCAGCCTGTAGCAGGCTCCTGCTGGAGAGGACACTGCTACCCCATCAAGCTCCTGGAGGAGCAGCCTGCTGAGGGAAAGGTGCAGCCTGTAGCAGGCTCCTGCTGGAGAGGACACTGCTACCCCATCAAGCTCCTAGAGGAGCAGCCTGCTGAGGGAAAG GTGTGGCCTGTAGCAGGCTCCTGCTGGAGAGGACACTGCTACCCCATAAAGCTCCTGGTGGAGCAGCCTGCTGAGGGAAAGGTGTGGCCTGTAGCAGGCTCCTGCTGGAGAGGACACTGCTACCCCATCAAGCTCCTGGTGGAGCAGCCTGCTGAGGGAAAGGTGTGGCCTGTAGCAGGCTCCTGCTGGAGAGGACACTGCTACCCCATAAAGCTCCTGGTGGAGCAGCCTGCTGAGGGAAAGGTGTGGCCTGTTGCAGGCTCCTGCTGGAGAGGCCCTGGTGCCCTGTCATGCTCTCGATGGACTGGCCATCACCGCCATGCTGAGGGAAAGGCATAG